From one Streptomyces spiramyceticus genomic stretch:
- a CDS encoding Lrp/AsnC family transcriptional regulator — MTAEQMADAGEGTPARPLDSIDRDILRMLQTDGRASIRSVAERVHVSRANAYARINRLIDDGVIRGFSARVNHERAGQGASAYITLKIVQNSWRTVREQLQALPGAAHIALVSGDFDVLLLVHTADNRALRELVLTKIQSIPEVLSTRTLLVFEETDLDTRLPQEP, encoded by the coding sequence ATGACAGCTGAACAAATGGCCGACGCGGGCGAGGGAACTCCCGCGCGCCCACTGGACTCCATCGACCGCGACATCCTGCGCATGCTCCAAACGGACGGCCGCGCCTCGATACGTTCCGTGGCCGAGCGCGTACATGTGTCGCGGGCCAACGCATACGCGCGGATCAACCGCCTCATCGACGACGGCGTGATCCGCGGTTTCAGCGCCCGCGTGAACCATGAACGCGCAGGTCAGGGCGCTTCGGCGTACATCACGCTCAAGATCGTGCAGAACTCCTGGCGCACGGTGCGCGAGCAGCTGCAGGCACTGCCGGGCGCGGCGCACATTGCGCTGGTCAGCGGGGATTTCGACGTGCTGCTGCTGGTGCATACGGCGGACAACAGGGCGCTGCGGGAGCTCGTACTGACGAAGATCCAGTCGATACCGGAGGTGCTCAGTACGCGCACGCTGCTGGTCTTCGAGGAGACGGACCTGGACACCCGGCTCCCCCAGGAGCCGTAA
- the pdhA gene encoding pyruvate dehydrogenase (acetyl-transferring) E1 component subunit alpha has translation MKKSNTAVQELPDAGAYMPTPPPAWKPRTDPAPLLPDTEPYRVLGTDAAGRLDAGLMRRLYAELVRGRRYNAQATALTKQGRLAVYPSSTGQEACEVAAALVLEDRDWLFPSYRDTLAAVARGLDPVQALTLLRGDWHTGYDPREQRIAPLCTPLATQLPHAVGLAHAARLKGDDVVALAMVGDGGTSEGDFHEALNFAAVWRAPVVFLVQNNGFAISVPLAKQTAAPSLAHKAVGYGMPGRLVDGNDAAAVHEVLGEAVERARRGGGPTLVEAVTYRIEAHTNADDATRYRGDAEVETWRAHDPIQLLERELTERGMLDDDGIREAREAAETMAADLRERMNADPVLDPMDLFAHVYAEKTSQLREQEALLRAELEAEGER, from the coding sequence ATGAAGAAGAGCAATACGGCGGTCCAGGAGCTGCCTGACGCCGGTGCCTACATGCCTACCCCTCCCCCGGCATGGAAGCCCCGCACGGACCCCGCACCGCTGCTCCCTGACACCGAGCCTTACCGCGTGCTCGGCACCGACGCCGCGGGCCGGCTCGACGCCGGGCTGATGCGGCGGCTGTACGCGGAGCTGGTCCGGGGCCGCCGGTACAACGCGCAGGCAACGGCCCTCACCAAGCAGGGCCGCCTCGCCGTCTACCCGTCCAGCACAGGGCAGGAGGCCTGCGAGGTCGCGGCCGCCCTCGTCCTGGAGGACCGGGACTGGCTCTTCCCGAGCTACCGGGACACCCTCGCCGCCGTGGCGCGCGGGCTCGACCCCGTACAGGCGCTGACGCTGCTGCGCGGCGACTGGCACACCGGGTACGACCCGCGGGAGCAGCGCATAGCGCCGCTCTGCACCCCGCTCGCGACCCAGCTGCCGCACGCGGTGGGCCTGGCGCACGCCGCGCGCCTCAAGGGTGACGACGTGGTCGCGCTCGCGATGGTCGGCGACGGCGGTACGAGCGAGGGCGACTTCCACGAGGCGCTGAACTTCGCCGCCGTATGGCGGGCACCGGTCGTCTTCCTCGTGCAGAACAACGGCTTCGCGATCTCCGTACCGCTGGCCAAGCAGACAGCAGCGCCTTCCCTGGCCCACAAGGCCGTCGGATACGGCATGCCCGGCCGGCTCGTCGACGGCAACGACGCCGCCGCCGTGCACGAGGTCCTCGGCGAGGCCGTGGAGCGTGCCAGGCGCGGCGGCGGTCCGACGCTGGTCGAGGCCGTGACGTACCGCATAGAGGCCCACACGAACGCCGACGACGCGACCCGCTACCGGGGCGACGCCGAGGTCGAGACGTGGCGGGCCCACGACCCGATTCAGCTGCTGGAGCGGGAGCTCACGGAGCGCGGAATGCTTGACGACGACGGTATCCGGGAGGCGCGCGAGGCGGCCGAGACCATGGCCGCGGACCTGCGCGAGCGGATGAACGCGGACCCGGTGCTGGACCCGATGGACCTCTTCGCGCACGTCTACGCCGAGAAGACCTCCCAGCTGAGGGAGCAGGAGGCCCTGCTGCGGGCCGAGCTCGAAGCGGAAGGTGAACGATGA
- a CDS encoding alpha-ketoacid dehydrogenase subunit beta: MTTAASASAAGTALAAKPATMAQALGRALRDAMAEDPSVHVMGEDVGALGGVFRVTDGLVKEFGEDRCTDTPLAEAGILGTAVGMAMYGLRPVVEMQFDAFAYPAFEQLISHVARMRNRTRGGMPMPLVIRVPYGGGIGGVEHHSDSSEAYYMATPGLHVVTPSTVEDAYGLMRAAIASDDPVVFLEPKRLYWSKAAWSPDAPTAVEPIGRAVVRRSGRSATLITYGPSVPVCMEAAAAAEAEGWDLEVVDLRSLVPFDDETVAASVRRTGRAVVVHESTGFGGPGGEIAARVTERCFHHLEAPVLRVAGFDIPYPPPMLERHHLPGVDRVLDAVARLQWEADN; the protein is encoded by the coding sequence ATGACCACGGCAGCGAGTGCGTCGGCAGCGGGCACCGCTCTCGCCGCGAAGCCCGCGACTATGGCCCAGGCGCTCGGGCGCGCACTGCGCGACGCGATGGCCGAGGACCCGTCCGTCCATGTGATGGGCGAGGACGTCGGCGCGCTGGGCGGGGTGTTCCGGGTCACCGACGGCCTCGTCAAGGAGTTCGGCGAGGACCGGTGCACGGATACGCCGCTTGCCGAGGCGGGGATCCTGGGCACGGCGGTCGGCATGGCGATGTACGGGCTGCGGCCGGTCGTCGAGATGCAGTTCGACGCGTTCGCCTACCCGGCGTTCGAGCAGCTCATCAGCCACGTCGCACGGATGCGCAACCGCACGCGCGGCGGTATGCCGATGCCGCTCGTGATCCGCGTTCCGTACGGCGGCGGGATCGGCGGGGTCGAGCACCACAGCGACTCCTCCGAGGCGTACTACATGGCGACTCCGGGGCTCCATGTCGTGACGCCGTCGACGGTCGAAGACGCGTACGGGCTGATGCGGGCCGCGATCGCGTCGGACGATCCCGTGGTCTTCCTGGAGCCGAAGCGGCTCTACTGGTCGAAGGCGGCGTGGTCGCCGGACGCGCCCACCGCCGTCGAGCCCATCGGACGGGCCGTGGTGCGGCGCTCGGGACGCAGCGCGACGCTCATCACGTACGGGCCCTCCGTGCCGGTGTGCATGGAGGCGGCGGCGGCCGCCGAGGCCGAGGGCTGGGACCTCGAAGTCGTCGACCTGCGCTCGCTGGTTCCCTTCGACGACGAGACGGTGGCCGCGTCGGTACGCCGTACCGGGCGCGCGGTCGTCGTCCACGAGTCGACCGGCTTCGGCGGACCCGGTGGGGAGATCGCCGCCCGGGTCACCGAAAGGTGCTTCCACCACCTTGAGGCGCCGGTGCTGCGGGTCGCCGGGTTCGACATTCCGTATCCGCCGCCGATGCTGGAGCGGCACCATCTGCCCGGCGTGGACCGCGTGCTGGACGCGGTCGCGCGGCTCCAGTGGGAGGCGGACAACTGA
- a CDS encoding dihydrolipoamide acetyltransferase family protein gives MAQVLEFKLPDLGEGLTEAEIVRWLVAVGDVVAVDQPVVEVETAKAMVEVPCPYGGVVTARFGEEGTELPVGSPLLTVAVGASEAPAGADEGAASGEAEGSGNVLVGYGTGAAVARRRRIRPTAPATAAASAAVTPVTTVPRPVVTDEVSGPVPVISPLVRRLARENGLDLRELKGSGPDGLILRSDVERAMREAEPVPVPVSAAASASSATALAGERVPLRGMRGAVADKLSRSRREIPDATCWVDADATELMAARTAMNMSAGPPVSVIALLARICTAALARFPELNSTVDMASREIVRLPGVHLGFAAQTERGLVVPVVRDAHARNVDELSAEFARLTESARKGTLTPAELTGGTFTLNNYGVFGVDGSTPIINHPEAAMLGVGRIVPKPWVHEGELAVRKVVQLSLTFDHRVCDGGTAGGFLRYVADCVERPTTLLRTL, from the coding sequence ATGGCCCAGGTCCTGGAATTCAAGCTGCCGGACCTCGGCGAGGGGCTCACCGAGGCGGAGATCGTGCGCTGGCTGGTGGCTGTGGGCGACGTCGTCGCCGTCGACCAGCCGGTGGTCGAGGTCGAGACGGCCAAGGCCATGGTCGAGGTGCCGTGCCCGTACGGCGGCGTGGTGACGGCCCGTTTCGGCGAGGAAGGCACGGAACTGCCGGTCGGCTCCCCCCTGTTGACGGTCGCTGTCGGGGCTTCGGAGGCGCCTGCGGGCGCCGATGAGGGTGCCGCTTCCGGTGAGGCGGAGGGCTCGGGGAACGTCCTGGTGGGGTACGGCACGGGGGCGGCGGTGGCTCGGCGGCGGCGTATACGGCCGACCGCGCCGGCGACCGCTGCCGCTTCCGCAGCAGTCACTCCCGTAACCACCGTGCCGAGGCCGGTGGTTACGGACGAGGTGTCCGGGCCTGTGCCGGTGATTTCGCCGCTGGTGCGACGGCTGGCCCGGGAGAACGGGCTGGATCTGCGGGAGTTGAAGGGATCGGGGCCCGACGGCCTGATCCTTCGGTCCGACGTCGAGCGCGCGATGCGCGAGGCCGAGCCGGTGCCGGTGCCCGTTTCTGCTGCCGCTTCCGCTTCTTCGGCGACTGCCCTCGCCGGTGAACGTGTCCCGCTGCGGGGCATGCGAGGCGCCGTGGCCGACAAGCTGTCGCGCAGCCGGCGCGAGATTCCGGACGCCACCTGCTGGGTGGACGCGGACGCGACCGAGCTCATGGCGGCCCGCACGGCCATGAACATGTCGGCCGGCCCGCCGGTCTCGGTGATCGCCCTCCTCGCCCGGATCTGTACGGCTGCCCTGGCCCGCTTCCCGGAGCTCAACTCCACGGTGGACATGGCCTCCCGCGAGATCGTGCGCCTCCCCGGCGTGCACCTCGGTTTCGCCGCGCAGACGGAGAGGGGCCTTGTCGTCCCCGTCGTACGGGACGCCCATGCGCGTAACGTCGACGAGCTGAGCGCGGAATTCGCCAGGCTGACGGAGTCCGCGCGGAAGGGCACGCTGACTCCGGCGGAGCTGACGGGCGGCACGTTCACGCTGAACAACTACGGGGTCTTCGGGGTCGACGGCTCCACGCCGATCATCAACCACCCGGAGGCGGCGATGCTCGGAGTCGGCCGCATCGTCCCCAAGCCGTGGGTTCACGAGGGCGAACTCGCGGTCCGCAAGGTCGTTCAGCTCTCCCTGACCTTCGACCACCGGGTGTGCGACGGCGGCACGGCGGGGGGCTTCCTGCGCTACGTGGCGGACTGCGTCGAGCGCCCGACGACGCTGCTGCGCACGCTGTAG
- a CDS encoding NTP transferase domain-containing protein: protein MTAYDAIVLAGGAAKRLGGADKPGVRVGGRTLLDRVLGVCRAAGVTVVVGGRRPTVRAVEWAREAPAGGGPLAALDAGVRRTAAESLLVLSADLPFIGAETVRRLLDALEASGKEAALLVDADGRDQPLVAAYGAEPMRRELALLAAEHGNLSGLPLRLLTRELDVVRVDAGPLDSFDCDTWEDIAAARARIREHGHVLDEWMTAVKDELGIELDVDTGLLLDLARDAAHGVARPAAPLTTFLVGYAAAKAGGDGPQAVAEAARKAADLAARWADEGKEEPGQDDEEAGRG from the coding sequence ATGACCGCGTATGACGCCATCGTGCTTGCCGGAGGGGCCGCCAAGCGGCTGGGCGGAGCCGACAAACCCGGAGTGCGTGTGGGCGGACGGACGCTGCTCGACCGGGTGTTGGGGGTCTGCCGCGCAGCCGGCGTGACCGTCGTCGTCGGCGGGCGGCGCCCAACGGTGCGGGCCGTCGAGTGGGCCCGGGAGGCGCCGGCCGGTGGCGGGCCGCTGGCCGCGCTCGACGCGGGTGTACGGCGTACCGCTGCCGAGAGCCTGCTCGTACTCTCCGCCGACCTGCCGTTCATCGGGGCCGAGACGGTGCGGCGCCTGCTCGACGCGCTGGAGGCGAGCGGGAAGGAGGCGGCCCTGCTGGTGGACGCGGACGGGCGCGATCAGCCGCTGGTCGCCGCGTACGGTGCCGAGCCGATGCGCCGCGAGCTCGCCCTTCTCGCCGCCGAGCACGGGAATCTCTCCGGGCTGCCGCTTCGGCTGCTCACACGCGAGCTGGACGTGGTGCGGGTCGATGCCGGTCCTCTGGACTCCTTCGACTGCGACACCTGGGAAGACATTGCGGCAGCCCGCGCGAGGATCAGGGAGCATGGACACGTGCTGGATGAATGGATGACCGCAGTCAAGGACGAACTCGGCATCGAGCTCGATGTCGACACCGGCCTCCTGCTCGACCTCGCCCGCGACGCCGCGCACGGCGTCGCCCGGCCCGCCGCGCCGCTCACCACCTTCCTGGTCGGTTACGCGGCGGCGAAGGCGGGCGGAGACGGGCCGCAGGCCGTTGCGGAAGCGGCTCGTAAGGCTGCCGATCTGGCCGCCCGCTGGGCGGACGAGGGCAAGGAAGAGCCCGGACAGGACGACGAGGAAGCCGGCCGAGGGTGA
- a CDS encoding molybdopterin-binding protein: protein MTPQDRDAEAEETQADEVAGARPPAESGARAEAPAAGVGAAAASATHAEADAPATRAEAAVSATGAGADAGGPGLPAPGLPAPGLPGPAPATVAGADAPTGVGAGAVAQAGDPAAVTGAAADTSDAGPRSDAPAGSGAADEDADVDEALALVRAQPVDTLGQARVGSTAWAEARVVAARAGGAAALGTRRVPLGAALGEVLAEPLGALTDLPSFDTSAMDGWAVAGPGPWRVKAGSGVLAGHAAPEPLADGEAVRIATGARIPVDATAVIRSEHARVEEAKGQLYAQREVVHGQDIRPRGQECRAGDRLLPAGALVTPAVLGLAAAAGYDELLTVPRPRVEVLVLGDELLSAGLPHDGMVRDALGPLLGPWLRALGADVIGTRRLGDDADALHRAVTGSDADLVVTTGGTASGPVDHVHPVLRKAGAELLVDGVAVRPGHPMLLARLTQDRYLVGLPGNPLAAVSGLVTLAEPFLRARAQRPAPAPYHSPVRDDVNGHPHDTRLVPVMHRSTNGQESAAVPLHFNGPAMLRGIAAADGLAVIPPGGASVGQQLEILDLPWAEGRFT, encoded by the coding sequence GTGACCCCCCAGGACCGCGACGCGGAGGCGGAAGAGACCCAGGCCGACGAGGTGGCCGGGGCCAGGCCCCCGGCCGAGTCCGGAGCCCGAGCCGAAGCCCCCGCCGCCGGTGTCGGAGCCGCCGCCGCATCCGCCACCCATGCGGAAGCCGACGCACCCGCCACCCGTGCGGAAGCCGCCGTGTCGGCCACTGGGGCGGGAGCCGACGCCGGCGGCCCCGGCCTCCCCGCCCCCGGCCTCCCCGCCCCCGGCCTCCCCGGCCCTGCCCCCGCCACCGTCGCCGGAGCCGACGCCCCCACGGGAGTGGGAGCTGGAGCCGTCGCCCAGGCCGGAGACCCCGCCGCCGTGACCGGAGCCGCCGCCGATACCTCGGACGCCGGACCCCGATCCGATGCCCCGGCCGGGTCCGGGGCTGCTGACGAAGACGCTGACGTCGACGAGGCGCTCGCACTGGTCAGGGCCCAGCCCGTGGACACACTGGGCCAGGCGCGCGTCGGCAGTACGGCCTGGGCCGAGGCCCGTGTCGTTGCCGCCCGGGCCGGTGGCGCCGCCGCCCTTGGCACGCGGCGCGTGCCCCTGGGTGCGGCTCTTGGCGAGGTCCTCGCCGAGCCCCTCGGTGCCCTTACCGATCTGCCGTCCTTCGATACGTCGGCCATGGACGGCTGGGCGGTCGCCGGGCCGGGGCCTTGGCGCGTCAAAGCGGGGAGTGGGGTGCTCGCGGGGCACGCCGCGCCCGAGCCGCTCGCCGACGGCGAAGCCGTACGGATCGCCACCGGAGCCCGCATCCCGGTCGATGCCACCGCGGTGATCCGCAGCGAGCACGCCCGTGTGGAGGAAGCCAAGGGGCAGCTTTACGCGCAGCGCGAGGTGGTGCACGGGCAGGACATCCGGCCCCGCGGCCAGGAGTGCCGCGCCGGTGACCGGCTCCTGCCTGCCGGGGCCCTCGTGACCCCCGCCGTGCTCGGGCTTGCCGCGGCCGCGGGCTACGACGAGCTCCTCACCGTTCCCCGGCCGCGCGTCGAAGTGCTCGTACTGGGCGATGAGTTGCTCAGCGCAGGGCTCCCGCACGACGGGATGGTCCGCGATGCCCTCGGTCCCCTCCTCGGCCCCTGGCTGCGTGCCCTCGGCGCCGACGTCATCGGCACCCGCCGCCTCGGCGACGACGCCGACGCACTCCACCGGGCCGTCACCGGATCCGATGCCGACCTCGTCGTCACGACGGGCGGTACGGCCTCGGGCCCCGTCGACCACGTCCACCCGGTCCTGCGCAAGGCGGGCGCCGAGCTGCTGGTCGACGGTGTCGCCGTGCGCCCGGGCCACCCGATGCTGCTGGCACGGCTGACGCAGGACCGCTACCTGGTCGGTCTGCCCGGCAACCCGCTGGCCGCCGTGTCGGGTCTCGTCACCCTCGCCGAGCCCTTCCTGCGCGCCCGTGCCCAGCGGCCGGCCCCGGCGCCGTACCACTCGCCGGTACGCGACGACGTGAACGGCCACCCGCACGACACCCGCCTCGTCCCCGTCATGCACCGATCGACCAACGGGCAGGAGTCGGCGGCCGTGCCGCTGCACTTCAACGGGCCTGCCATGCTCCGCGGAATCGCCGCAGCCGACGGCCTCGCTGTCATCCCGCCCGGCGGCGCATCCGTCGGACAGCAGCTGGAAATCCTCGACCTGCCTTGGGCAGAAGGACGTTTCACGTGA